DNA sequence from the Candidatus Planktophila sulfonica genome:
ACAGAAGGTGCGATGTACTCAGATGAGGCCGATGAAGAGCGCACTCGTAAAGCAGCAGAATATTTAACGCCCGATATGTGGCAGTTCTATGAAGAAGCTCGTCCAAAGAAACCAGGCGGACAACTTCGCATCACAGATTTAGATGAAGATAAAGAACGCAAAACTCGTACTGTTAACGATGCCTGCATCTTCCTTAACCGTAAAGGTTATGAAGCTCCAGGATTTACCGGTTCATTTGGTTGCGTACTTCACCACCTCGCCCAGAAGCGTGGCATTCACTTTGTAGATACAAAGCCAGATGTATGTTGGCAACTTCCATTGCGTCGTAGCTATGAAACTCGCGAAGTGGGCGAGCGCGAATATTCAGTAACAGTCATCGGCGAATACGAACGTCTTGGTTGGGGCGATGGCGGTGATGATTTCGATTGGTACTGCACAAGCAATACCGATGCACATGTCGGAAGCGAACCGGTCTACATCTCTAATAAGGCAGAACTTTCACAGTTGATGGGTAAGGATGCCTATGCAATCCTGGCTGAACACTGTGACCGCCGTATCCAAGGTATCCGCGATGCGCAGGCGCGCTCGTTGCCGCTCTTCGTTATTCAACACCCAGCAACTATCGCCGCCGGCAAGTAGTCAGCTCCTTCCCCTAACCTACGACTATGGCCAAGGTTGAGAAGGATCCATTCCGCTGTACCGAATGTGGTTGGACATCCCAGAAATGGGTTGGCCGCTGCGGAGAATGCCAAGCATGGGGCTCTGTCGAAGAGTTAGCTGCCCCAAAGAAACTCTCACTCGTTGCAGGCTCTGTTACCTCTAAAGCAACTCCTATCGGCGATGTCGATCTCTCTTCCGCCCGTGCGCGCGCAACCGGCGTCTCTGAACTCGATCGCGTACTTGGTGGCGGTTTAGTTCCAGGTGCTGCAATCTTGCTCGCTGGCGAACCTGGCGTCGGTAAATCAACTCTTCTCTTATCTGTTGCGGCACAAACAGCGGCTAAAGGAATTCCTGCGCTCTATATATCTGGTGAAGAATCAGCTTCACAAGTTCGTTTGCGCGCTGAACGCATTAACGCAGTAGACCCTCAATTATTCCTGGCCTCTGAAACTGATTTAGGTGCAGTCATTGCGCATGTTGATGCAGTGAAACCTGAGCTCTTGATTATCGACTCTGTTCAGACAATCGGATCATCGACTGCTGATGGTTCACCTGGTGGAGTAACTCAGGTTCGCGAAGTTGCGGGTGCACTTATTCGCATCTGCAAAGACCGCGATATCACTCTCTTGTTAGTCGGCCATGTCACTAAAGATGGATCTATTGCAGGTCCTCGTCTTCTCGAACATATCGTCGACGTTGTTCTGCAATTTGAAGGCGAACGTCATTCGCGCCTTCGTTTGATCCGTGCCATCAAGAACCGTTTTGGCGCCAGCGATGAAGTTGGGTGTTTTGATCTCAGCGACACTGGCATCGAAAGTGTTCTCGACCCAACTGGTCTCTTTACATCCCGTCACGCCGAACCAGTGCCAGGAACTTGCGTCACGGTCACTCTCGAAGGTCGCCGTCCCCTTCTTGCTGAAATTCAAGCACTTGTTAGCGCAGGCCGTGAAAATGATTTCGGAAATGCTCGTCGCGTTACTAGCGGCCTCGATTCAGCACGTACTTCAATGACTCTCGCCGTCCTCGAACTACGCGCACATATTCGCGTCGGTGGTCGCGATGTCTATGCCGCAACTGTCGGCGGAATGAAGATGTCTGAACCTGCTGCAGATTTAGCACTCGCTCTCGCTGTCGCATCTGCTGCAAAAGGTTTAGCTCTTCCTGCAGATCTCGTCGCCATCGGTGAAGTTGGACTTGCTGGTGAAATCCGCAAAGTAAGTGGAGTATCGCGTCGTCTCGCTGAGGCCTATCGCCTTGGATTTAAGCGCGCACTTGTTCCAACTGGTTCTGATGTGAAGATTGATGGAATGGAAATCGTTGAAGTTTCTAGACTTGATCAAGCGCTGCAGCGAGTAAAAATCACCGGCGAATAATGCTCGAGAAAGAGATCATTTCTTGGTTTAAGAAGAATAAACGTGATCTCCCCTGGCGCAAGACTGACACATGGGGCGTTCTCGTCTCTGAATTCATGTTGCAGCAAACACCAGTCAATCGAGTTCTTCCGGTATATACCGAGTGGATGAAGCGCTGGCCAACTCCTGCAAAGCTAGCTAAAGCGACACCTGCCGAAGTAATTACTGCATGGGGTCGTCTTGGTTATCCGCGTCGAGCCTTACGTTTACATGAATGCGCCAAGGTAATTACATCGGAATATAAAGGCGTTATTCCGCGTGAAGAGTCTGAGCTGCGCAAACTTCCAGGAATCGGTGAGTACACAGCGGCTGCAATGGTTGCCTTCGCATTTGGTGGTCGCTCACTTGTACTCGATATTAATATTCGCCGCCTCTTTGCACGCATTATTGATGGAGTAGAAACACCTAAGTTGTCGGCAACCAAAGATGAGAAATCACGTTATGAAGCGCTGATTCCGAAGAAGGACCCGCATTTGTGGGCCGCGGCCACAATGGAGCTCGGTGCACTTGTCTGCACTTCACAATCTCCTAAATGTGGAATCTGTCCTGTTGCAAACGATTGCATCTGGCGCAGCCTTGATTATCCAAAGTCAGATGTCGTAAAGCGCACACAGAGTTGGCATGGCACTGATCGCCAATGTCGCGGGACTGTTGTTCAAGCACTTCGTGAAAATGATGTGCTGACTAAAGCGCAGATAGCTCAGTTATGGGATGTTCCATCTCAGCTCGAGAAAGCTTTGATAACTCTGCTTGATGATGGGCTTATTGAACTTCGCGGTAAAGAAAAATTCTCTCTACCGCGAAGCTAGCAATAATTACGCTGTTGGTGCTTCAGCGAGATCTTCAGGGCTGTCAGGTGTTGAAACCTTTGGTGATCCCTTAAAGGTGAACTTCGCATCTGCGTCGACACCTTCAACATCTACAACAATGATTTCGCCAGCCTTGAGCTCGCTAAACAAGATTCGCTCTGAGAGTGAATCTTCGATCTCGCGCTGAATAACGCGACGCAATGGACGCGCACCAAGAAGTGGGTCATATCCACGAGCTGCCAGAAGATCCTTAGCTGCCTGTGTGAGTTCGATTCCCATGTCCTTAGCCTTAAGACGCTCATCGAGTCCAGCGATCATGAGATCAACGATCTGAATGATCTGATCCTTGGTGAGCTGGTGGAAGACGATGACGTCATCGATACGGTTAAGGAATTCTGGGCGGAAGTGGTTCTTGAGTTCGTCTTGAACCTTGCCCTTCATGCGATCGTAATTTGTGAGGTCATCATCGGCGTTAGCAAAGCCAAGCCCGAGTGACTTAGAGATGTCACGGGTACCCAGGTTTGTAGTCATGATGATGACTGTGTTCTTGAAGTCAACGGTGCGACCTTGTGAATCTGTAAGGCGACCATCTTCAAGAACCTGAAGAAGTGAGTTGAAGATATCTGGGTGTGCCTTTTCGATTTCATCGAAGAGAACAACTGAGAATGGACGGCGACGTACCTTTTCAGTGAGCTGTCCGCCCTCGTCGTAACCCACATACCCTGGAGGTGCACCGAATAAACGAGACGCTGTGTGGCGCTCTGAGTATTCAGACATATCGAGTTGGATCAAAGCGGTTTCATCACCGAATAGGAATGATGCAAGTGTGCGTGAAAGTTCTGTCTTACCAACGCCAGAAGGACCAGCGAAGATAAATGAACCACCAGGACGTTTTGGATCCTTAAGGCCTGCGCGTGTTCGGCGGATTGCTTGTGACAACGCCTTGATCGCTTGATCTTGTCCAATAACGCGACGGTGTAGTTCATCTTCCATACGGAGAAGACGCGCTGTCTCTTCTTCAGTCAACTTAAATACTGGAATACCAGTTGATGCTGAAAGTACCTGAGCGATGAGTTCTTCATCTACTTCAGTGACCTTATCGAGGTCAGTTGCCTTCCAATTCTTTTCAGCTTCTTGCTTCTCTTGGATAAGAGTTTTCTCCTTATCGCGAAGAGCTGCAGCGCCTTCAAAATCTTGTCCGTCGATTGCAGATTCCTTAGCCTTACGAGCTTCAGCAATCTTGTCATCGAATTCGCGGAGTTCAGCTGGTGCTGTCATGCGCTTAATGCGAAGACGTGAACCTGCTTCATCAATAAGGTCGATCGCCTTATCTGGAAGGAAGCGATCTGAAATGTAGCGATCTGCCATATTTGCAGCGGCAGAGAGCGCACCATCTGTAATTGAAACTCGGTGGTGGGTTTCGTAACGATCGCGAAGACCCTTAAGAATTTCGATGGTGTGAGCAACTGATGGCTCTTTCACCTGAATCGGCTGGAAACGACGCTCAAGAGCTGCATCTTTTTCGATGTGCTTGCGGTACTCATCGAGAGTTGTTGCACCGATTGTCTGGAGCTCACCGCGTGCGAGCATTGGCTTAAGAATGCTTGCAGCATCGATTGCACCTTCTGCAGCGCCTGCACCAACGAGTGTGTGAATTTCATCGATAAAGATAATGATGTCGCCGCGAGTCTTAATCTCTTTAAGAACCTTCTTGAGGCGCTCTTCGAAATCTCCGCGGTAACGTGAACCTGCAACGAGTGCACCCAGATCGAGTGAGTAGAGCTGCTTATCCTTGAGAGTTTCAGGGACATCGTTCTTTGCAATTGCTTGTGCAAGACCTTCGACAACTGCGGTTTTTCCAACACCTGGTTCGCCGATAAGAACCGGATTGTTCTTTGTACGGCGAGAAAGAATCTGCATAACGCGCTCTACTTCGAGTTCGCGACCGATCACTGGATCGAGCTTTCCTTCACGTGCTGCCTGTGTGAGGTTGCGACCGAATTGATCGAGTACCAATGATGTAGATGGTGTTCCTTCAGCAGGTCCGCCTTGTGAAACAGTTTCTTTGCCTTGGTAGCCAGAGAGAAGTTGAATTACTTGCTGGCGAACACGATTGAGATCGGCGCCGAGCTTGACGAGTACCTGCGCTGCAACGCCTTCGCCTTCGCGAATGAGTCCGAGCAAAATATGTTCTGTGCCAATGTAATTGTGGCCAAGTTGTAGCGCTTCACGCAATGAGAGTTCGAGAACTTTCTTTGCACGTGGAGTAAATGGAATGTGGCCGCTTGGTGCCTGCTGACCTTGTCCAATAATTTCTTCAACCTGTGCGCGAACGCCTTCGAGTGAAATACCAAGTGATTCAAGACCCTTGGCAGCGACGCCTTCACCTTCGTGGATGAGGCCGAGGAGGATATGTTCGGTGCCGATGTAGTTGTGGTTGAGCATGCGTGCTTCTTCTTGAGCTAGGACAACAACGCGTCGAGCTCGATCGGTAAAGCGCTCAAACATGGGCGGAACTCCTTCTATTCATTGAATCTGTCGTAAGCCTATAACCCAGCCTAGGGAAGGCGCGAGGTGGATAGCTCTATGGGCAGTAGAACCCCATATATGGGCTCGATATTCCCGGCAGGGTCTAGAGGTTGAGAAGCATGCGGGTATTGCCGAGGGTATTTGGCTTCACCGATTCGAGATCTAGGAACTCGGCTACACCGGCGTCATAGGAGCGCAGGAGCTGCTGGTAGACCTCTTGATCAACCGGTGTTCCATGAATTTCAACAAAGCCATGGCGACCAAAGAACTCTGTTTGAAATGTGAGGCAGAAAATTCTTTCAACGCCTACTTCGCGCGCACGTTCGATAATGCGCTCCATGATTTTGTGACCGATTCCTTGCTTATGCAAATCTTTTTGAACAGCCACCGTACGAACTTCAGCTAAATCTTCCCAAAGCGTGTGAAGTGCTCCGCAACCGACAACTTTTCCATCAAGTTCTGCGACAGTAAATTCTTGAACACCTTCGTAAAGTGTGACCGTCTCTTTTGCAAGCATCTGACCAGGTGCCGCATAGGAATCAACGAGTTCGCGAATTGCCTTTACGTCTGTTGTCTTAGCTGAGCGAATAACCAACATTGTTAATCAATTTCTGGCTTAACAAGTGGGAACAAAATTGTTTCGCGGATTCCAAGACCAGTAAGAGCCATGAGAAGACGATCAACGCCCATTCCCATTCCGCCCATTGGTGGCATTCCAAATTCCATCGCACGTAAGAAATCTTCATCAACCTGCATCGCTTCGAGATCGCCCTTAGCGCCAAGCTGTGCTTGTTCAACTAAACGATCGCGTTGAATTACTGGGTCGATAAGTTCTGAGTAACCAGTTGCAAGTTCGAAACCATCAACGTAGAGATCCCACTTTTCTACGACGCCCGGAATTTCGCGGTGTGCGCGAACAAGTGGAGAAGTGTCGACGGGATAACCCATAACAAATGTTGGTTCGATTAACTTATCCTGAGCAACATGCTCGAAAATCTCTTCCGCGAGCTTGCCAGTTACCCACTTTGGGTCAATCTTCATGCCGAGCTTTGTGGCGTACTTCTTAAGTTCATCAATCGAAGTAAGTGCTGTTACCTGCTCGCCAACGCCTTCAGAGATTGCGTCGTAGAGAGAAATTTCTTTCCAAGTGCCACCGAGGTCGGCTTGGCGACCATCGTGGTGTGTAACAACGTGTGAACCAGCAACAGCCATTGCTGCGTTCTGAATAAGTGAGCGTGTTACATCTGCGATTGAACGCCAATCCCCGTAAGCCATATATGACTCAACCATTGCGAACTCTGGAGAGTGAGAAGAATCTGCACCTTCGTTGCGGAAGTTACGGTTGATTTCAAAGACGCGCTCGATGCCGCCGACAACGCAGCGCTTTAAGAAGAGTTCTGGTGCAATACGCATAAAGAGATCCATGTCGTATGCATTACTGAAAGTCTTAAATGGACGAGCTGCTGCGCCGCCGTGCATAACTTGAAGCATCGGTGTTTCAACTTCAATAAAGCTTTCGTTATTAAATGTATCGCGAAGTGAACGCATGACCGCTGGACGCATACGCGCTGCTGTGCGAGCTTCTGGGCGAACAATCAAATCTACATAACGCATACGAACGCGAGTCTCTTCAGACATCGGCTTGTGATCATTAGGAAGTGGACGAAGTGACTTTGATGCTAGCGTCCATGAATTTGCAAGGATAGAAAGCTCGCCGCGCTTTGAGGTAATGATTTCGCCCGTAACAGAGACCATGTCGCCTAAATCGATATCTGATTTCCAGGCATCGAGTTGTTCTTGACCAACTTTGTCGAGAGATAACATCGCTTGAAGTTCAGTGCCATCGCCTTCGCGAAGAGTTGCAAAACAGAGCTTGCCGGTATCGCGCTTAAAAATGATGCGGCCAGTAAGGCTCTCGATATCTCCGGTAGCTACATCGATTTCAAGACCGGTGTACTTCTCGCGGACCTCTTTGAGAGATTTGGTGCGGGCAACCGCGACTGGGTATGGCTCGATTCCACGCTCAATAAGGCTGGCGCGCTTCTCACGACGGATCCGAAGTTGCTCGGGTAGGTCGTCTTCTGTCGCAGGCGTGTTATCGGTTGTCATAGGGCATTGAGTCTACCTTTTATCGCTACTGATTCTTCTCATGAATAAGGCGTAGACCGATAAGAGTGAGATCTGGTTCGTGCTCATCGATTGTGTCAGAGACGCCGATGATGAGTGGGGCTAAGCCGCCCGTAGCAATAACTGTAGGAGCTTCGTCGTAATCCTTTGCAAGCTCTGCAGTAATGCGATCAACGAGGCCATCGACTTGTCCTGCAAATCCAAAGATTGTTCCGGATTGCAGAGCTTCGACGGTGTTCTTTCCAATGACGCTCTTTGGGCGAACCAATTCCACTTTACGAAGTTGTGCAGCACGAGCAGCAAGTGCATCGACAGAAATTTCAATTCCGGGAGCGAGTGCGCCGCCAAGGAATTCACCCTTAGGAGATACAACATCGAGGTTTGTCGAAGTTCCGAAATCAACAACGATTGCTGGTCCGCCATACAAAGTATGCGCTGCAAGAGTGTTGACGATGCGGTCGGCGCCGATCTCCTTTGGATTATCAACGAGTAGCTGAACACCAGTCTTAGTTCCTGGTTCAACAATCGTTGTATGAATATCCGCAAAGTAAGTTGCAATCATGGTGCGAAGTTCACGCAACGTTGCCGGCACTGTTGAACAGATTGATAACCCTGTCAGTGGATATCCGCTAATGAGTGCGCTGTATTGAAGCCAAAGTTCGTCAGCCGTAGTGCGTGGGTCGGTCTTAACGCGCCACGACTTAACGAGATCTTGCTTATCGAAGATTCCAAGAACTGTGTTTGTATTTCCTACATCGACTGTTAATAGCATCGCTACTCCGCTCTCAGATCTAAACCGATATCAAAAACTGGTGCGCTGTGGGTCAGTGCGCCAATCGCTAGGTAATTAACTCCTGTGACTGCATATGCCTTTGCGTTTTCAAGTGAGATTCCGCCTGAGGCTTCAAGCTTTGTAGCTCCTGCAACGATAGAAACAGCTTCTGCGCATTGCGCTGGGCTCATATTGTCGAGAAGGACGAGATCGGGCTTGAGTGGCAAGATTTCACGCAATTGATCCAAGGTATCGACCTCAATTTCAATCTCTGACGTTGGGAACTTAGCGCGGACCTTTGAGAATGCTTCTGCCACGCCGCCCGCTGCAGCAATGTGGTTATCTTTAATCAGCGCAGCATCGCTGAGGGACATTCGATGATTTGTTCCGCCGCCCATACGGACTGCGTACTTTTCTAGTAAACGCATACCTGGAGTGGTCTTGCGGGTATCGCGAACTTCGCACTGTGTACCTGCAATCGCATCAACCCATGTACGAGTCAGCGTTGCAATACCACTGAGGTGACCTAAGAAGTTAAGTGCTGTGCGCTCTGCAAGAAGAATGGCACGGGTATCGCCACGGACAGTCATTAATACGTCGCCGGTGCTCACTGAGCTTCCATCTTGAACGTGAACGACAATATCGGTGAGCCCTACTTCTTCAAGAACCGCGCGCGCCATTTCGATTCCAGCCACAACACCAGACTTTCGAGAAATAAAATCGGCAACAACTTTCTCATCACCTGAAACAGTTGCAACGGATGTGATGTCTTCTCCGCCTTGCAAATCTTCAGCAAGTGCCCGTTTGATTAAGTCGCGATCAATCATTTGCTACCCACTTCTTGGTATCCACTCGTCCAATAACCCTTTTGATCAAGATGTTGGACAATGCGCTTCTTCCATTGATTACTTGTCTCAGGAAAATCTTCGCGCCAGTGCGATCCGCGAGTTTCTTGGCGAATGAGCGCAGCTTTAAGAATCGCTTGTGCAAGCTGGAACAAGTTCGTTGTCTCCCAGGCTTCAACGCACGGTTCTGTGCTCTTCTTATCTTCAATACGAGTTAAATCTGAGCTGGTCTTCAATAGTGAATCTGATGAGCGAAGTACTCCGGCGCCACGGCTCATACTCACTTGAATCTCATGACGAACCTTTGGGTCAAGCAGTATTGCTTGTGATGCGTTCTCA
Encoded proteins:
- the radA gene encoding DNA repair protein RadA; this encodes MAKVEKDPFRCTECGWTSQKWVGRCGECQAWGSVEELAAPKKLSLVAGSVTSKATPIGDVDLSSARARATGVSELDRVLGGGLVPGAAILLAGEPGVGKSTLLLSVAAQTAAKGIPALYISGEESASQVRLRAERINAVDPQLFLASETDLGAVIAHVDAVKPELLIIDSVQTIGSSTADGSPGGVTQVREVAGALIRICKDRDITLLLVGHVTKDGSIAGPRLLEHIVDVVLQFEGERHSRLRLIRAIKNRFGASDEVGCFDLSDTGIESVLDPTGLFTSRHAEPVPGTCVTVTLEGRRPLLAEIQALVSAGRENDFGNARRVTSGLDSARTSMTLAVLELRAHIRVGGRDVYAATVGGMKMSEPAADLALALAVASAAKGLALPADLVAIGEVGLAGEIRKVSGVSRRLAEAYRLGFKRALVPTGSDVKIDGMEIVEVSRLDQALQRVKITGE
- a CDS encoding A/G-specific adenine glycosylase codes for the protein MLEKEIISWFKKNKRDLPWRKTDTWGVLVSEFMLQQTPVNRVLPVYTEWMKRWPTPAKLAKATPAEVITAWGRLGYPRRALRLHECAKVITSEYKGVIPREESELRKLPGIGEYTAAAMVAFAFGGRSLVLDINIRRLFARIIDGVETPKLSATKDEKSRYEALIPKKDPHLWAAATMELGALVCTSQSPKCGICPVANDCIWRSLDYPKSDVVKRTQSWHGTDRQCRGTVVQALRENDVLTKAQIAQLWDVPSQLEKALITLLDDGLIELRGKEKFSLPRS
- a CDS encoding ATP-dependent Clp protease ATP-binding subunit, coding for MFERFTDRARRVVVLAQEEARMLNHNYIGTEHILLGLIHEGEGVAAKGLESLGISLEGVRAQVEEIIGQGQQAPSGHIPFTPRAKKVLELSLREALQLGHNYIGTEHILLGLIREGEGVAAQVLVKLGADLNRVRQQVIQLLSGYQGKETVSQGGPAEGTPSTSLVLDQFGRNLTQAAREGKLDPVIGRELEVERVMQILSRRTKNNPVLIGEPGVGKTAVVEGLAQAIAKNDVPETLKDKQLYSLDLGALVAGSRYRGDFEERLKKVLKEIKTRGDIIIFIDEIHTLVGAGAAEGAIDAASILKPMLARGELQTIGATTLDEYRKHIEKDAALERRFQPIQVKEPSVAHTIEILKGLRDRYETHHRVSITDGALSAAANMADRYISDRFLPDKAIDLIDEAGSRLRIKRMTAPAELREFDDKIAEARKAKESAIDGQDFEGAAALRDKEKTLIQEKQEAEKNWKATDLDKVTEVDEELIAQVLSASTGIPVFKLTEEETARLLRMEDELHRRVIGQDQAIKALSQAIRRTRAGLKDPKRPGGSFIFAGPSGVGKTELSRTLASFLFGDETALIQLDMSEYSERHTASRLFGAPPGYVGYDEGGQLTEKVRRRPFSVVLFDEIEKAHPDIFNSLLQVLEDGRLTDSQGRTVDFKNTVIIMTTNLGTRDISKSLGLGFANADDDLTNYDRMKGKVQDELKNHFRPEFLNRIDDVIVFHQLTKDQIIQIVDLMIAGLDERLKAKDMGIELTQAAKDLLAARGYDPLLGARPLRRVIQREIEDSLSERILFSELKAGEIIVVDVEGVDADAKFTFKGSPKVSTPDSPEDLAEAPTA
- a CDS encoding amino-acid N-acetyltransferase, giving the protein MLVIRSAKTTDVKAIRELVDSYAAPGQMLAKETVTLYEGVQEFTVAELDGKVVGCGALHTLWEDLAEVRTVAVQKDLHKQGIGHKIMERIIERAREVGVERIFCLTFQTEFFGRHGFVEIHGTPVDQEVYQQLLRSYDAGVAEFLDLESVKPNTLGNTRMLLNL
- the lysS gene encoding lysine--tRNA ligase, producing the protein MTTDNTPATEDDLPEQLRIRREKRASLIERGIEPYPVAVARTKSLKEVREKYTGLEIDVATGDIESLTGRIIFKRDTGKLCFATLREGDGTELQAMLSLDKVGQEQLDAWKSDIDLGDMVSVTGEIITSKRGELSILANSWTLASKSLRPLPNDHKPMSEETRVRMRYVDLIVRPEARTAARMRPAVMRSLRDTFNNESFIEVETPMLQVMHGGAAARPFKTFSNAYDMDLFMRIAPELFLKRCVVGGIERVFEINRNFRNEGADSSHSPEFAMVESYMAYGDWRSIADVTRSLIQNAAMAVAGSHVVTHHDGRQADLGGTWKEISLYDAISEGVGEQVTALTSIDELKKYATKLGMKIDPKWVTGKLAEEIFEHVAQDKLIEPTFVMGYPVDTSPLVRAHREIPGVVEKWDLYVDGFELATGYSELIDPVIQRDRLVEQAQLGAKGDLEAMQVDEDFLRAMEFGMPPMGGMGMGVDRLLMALTGLGIRETILFPLVKPEID
- a CDS encoding type III pantothenate kinase, with the protein product MLLTVDVGNTNTVLGIFDKQDLVKSWRVKTDPRTTADELWLQYSALISGYPLTGLSICSTVPATLRELRTMIATYFADIHTTIVEPGTKTGVQLLVDNPKEIGADRIVNTLAAHTLYGGPAIVVDFGTSTNLDVVSPKGEFLGGALAPGIEISVDALAARAAQLRKVELVRPKSVIGKNTVEALQSGTIFGFAGQVDGLVDRITAELAKDYDEAPTVIATGGLAPLIIGVSDTIDEHEPDLTLIGLRLIHEKNQ
- the nadC gene encoding carboxylating nicotinate-nucleotide diphosphorylase; its protein translation is MIDRDLIKRALAEDLQGGEDITSVATVSGDEKVVADFISRKSGVVAGIEMARAVLEEVGLTDIVVHVQDGSSVSTGDVLMTVRGDTRAILLAERTALNFLGHLSGIATLTRTWVDAIAGTQCEVRDTRKTTPGMRLLEKYAVRMGGGTNHRMSLSDAALIKDNHIAAAGGVAEAFSKVRAKFPTSEIEIEVDTLDQLREILPLKPDLVLLDNMSPAQCAEAVSIVAGATKLEASGGISLENAKAYAVTGVNYLAIGALTHSAPVFDIGLDLRAE